The Setaria viridis chromosome 2, Setaria_viridis_v4.0, whole genome shotgun sequence DNA window ATGAAGATACTCACCTCAACTCCACAGTGAACCTGAAATTCATGGACATATGGTTTAGTACAATCCCTTATCTAGTAGCGCAAGTGCTCTAAAATTCTTAACAAACCTAGGCATTTAACCAAACCTAACAACCGAATCCCGAAGAAATAGCAAATAATAAAGCACTAACGATGGTAAGCTGGAAAAATCCAGATAATTGTACGCGGGAtgattgggaaaaaaaattgacgAACAAGACTACAGCCCGAAATCACGATCCCCAGCAAAGATCTACCAAATCAACCAAGATCAACGGTGAGGAGACTTTGCTAGAAATGAGCAAATTCGACCTAGAGTGCGGGAGTCGGCTGCGCGGCGATCGAATCAATAGTCCCACCCTCCATCGCTGCGATTGCCTCGCCGAATCAAGACCGACAACCGATCAGATACGGAATCGTACGCATCGGGAGGGTCAAGAAATCCGCACGTAGTCGCCGAACCGAATCAAACGGAGGAGTTGGTGAGGAGGGGGGAAACCGCGAGTCCGCGACGGCGCGACAGAACCGGAGATTATTTTCTCTCCCCCTGTTTTAGAAGGGAAGAACAAAAGGGGGCGCTGCTTTCTTCTTCTGGGCCCCCTCGTCATTGTCTCATGCCGTTCAGTCCTGACAGGCTGGGTCACTCGTGATCCATGTGGGGCCTAGGGTTCAGTGAGACTTAACTCTAAGTTCAACGAAGTAAAATTTCGCTGGGGTAAAGTGAAAAGTAATCATGGCAGCTGCGGGCGACCGCCGCCGAAGGAGCCGCGCTCCAgggggtggcgccgccgccgccgcgggaaaCGATGATGGCGAGGAGCAGCACGTCAACCCCTTCCTCGACGTAGCTccgtccgcctcctcgaggGTCCAGTTCAGGTGAGTGCTTTGCTTGCGGTTGCTCTGCATGAGCAGTTTGTGCTGGCTGGTCCTGTGTAAGTGTGACCCGCCCGCTCGATGGGTTCTGCGGCGGTGGGCGCAGGAATGTGGCGTCGCGCGCGCGGTgggtggaggaggccggtgccgcggaggtggtggagagcAAGGGCAAGCTGTGGCTGACCACCGGCGTCACCCGGGGCGGCAAGCTGTGCTACAACGTCGAGGAGATCGGGTGCGCCACCTGTTCGATTGAATGCCGTAGCTGTGCATTGTATGTCAGGTTCCTCGTGGTATATTATTGTACTGGCCCTTTAGCCATGGTGTGCTTTGCATCCAGTAGGCCAGCATAAACTCATCGCTGCTTGAACCTCTGAGCCATTTGTTAATCGATTGTGCATGAATAATGAATTCCGTGTCATTGATTTCtggcttgttgaaaccatgcaGGTTCTTGGTTGAAAGAGGCGCCTTGATTCTTCTCAATGACAAGGATGAAACGATAGGAATAGAAGGCATCTATGAAAAGATCGCTGGAGGAAAATATGGGTGCTCTTGGGATGCCTTCCAAGCTTATAAGCACTTGAAATCGCTTGGTTATATTGTTGGACGATATGGTGTTCCCTGGACAATGAAGAGTAGTGGTACTTGTGACACTACTGTTCCTCCCACGAGTGTGGTTCACACTGATCAGAGCTTCAATAGAGTCGATAGTACCTGCAGTGATATAACCCTGAAGGAAATGCACATTGATGGGATATCTCCATCCTTTGAAGTGTATTTGCCTAACAGCAAGTTTAAAAAATCATCCCCAGGAACCCCTAGTTTCCTCTTATGTCTGTTAAGGTAATGTTCCTTTTATCCAGTCAATTACAATTTCATCTTCCAAAGTTCATCTTCTGTTGGTCTCCCAGTATTTTCGTGTAGATATAGGGTCCATCATCATTTAGACTACTTGAATTACTGAGCTATTTTTCTGTAAACATGAAAGGATTTTCCCCCCTGTGGTGCATTTGATATGATTTTAGCAATACCTTCTTGTTTGAAATGCGTGTGAGTGCCCCTGGCAGCCTGCCACACATGGACCAGGTTTCATGGAGACCAAGGGAGGCTCTGGCATGCACATTAATTGATTTATTGCTCTAGTAGATTTACTCGCAATTGTTACCCATCTGTTAGCTATATGGACCAAAGAAATGAATAGCTCAGTCTCAAAGCTGATTGAATATTTGTGATGTCTAAGTGGACTCTCAGTTAATCCTCATTGTGACTGTTTTATTGCAACGTATCACATTTTCTTTCCATTATCACTAACTTTTATCCTGAAGATAGACAAATAGCCATAGGCATGTAGTAGGCTAAGAGTCTGTAAATTTATGAAGTGCAGATACACTGTTCATGAAAGTAAGGAAAAAAGAGCTCAAGACAACTTTGGTGATAGCATATGAATAAAATTTATAACATAATAGGGTTGCTCTCATATACTCTGTTGATCCATGTTTGTATCGGAGTATCACAACTTTGACATAAAGTCCTAAAGAAAGATATTGACGTTATTTTTCATTTCGGTGCAGGAATAAGCCCCCCACAAGGGTTGAATTGGAAATGGTGGAAAACAATTTTGGAGGTATTCCTCTTAAATATTGCCTTGTGGATAATGGGCGTGTTAGCTTTCTTTCCTTCGACAAAGTTGCTCTTCCAAGCTTGCCCTGATGGGTAGCAGGCACATTTGTTAGCGCTCCTTGTTGTCACTGATCTTGTAATAACATACATTGAAATAGCGAGATCTTCTAAGATATATTTGCCTCAGCAATTATTCTTGTTTGAAGCACGGTTAGTTTCATTTTTATAGTATAGGTTACTGGCTACCTGATAGTACATGAGATGCTCCATCTTGAGCTGAATGGGTCATGTTGAGACACTGATTTATATATTTTATGGATTCTATGTAAACCAGAATTTTCATGCACAGGTCATCACAACGCCAACCGAAGCCCAAATTAACATGAGGTTTTCAAATTGAGACCTCACAAGTAAAGCacataataaatataaatatgtaaGCCAAAATCTGCTAGTGCGAACAAAACTTTCAATTATATGAACTGTGGTACTGAACATTGAAACAAGCATGGATATCTCCGTAATACACAAGCCCTACAAAAACAATCTTGCAGCTCATTGTGAAATTTGGTTAGAAACAATAGAAAAGTTCTGGTTCAGAAGCTCTAAGCTAATAGTGACCTTCGTCCTGCTACAGTACAAATCGTTTCAGGTTCTGGTTATCTAAAAGCTGCAATAGCACTTTCTTAGCTGTTGCTCTTCCCTTGACAAAGAAGAGGGAATTTCCGAAGATGTTAAAGTATGGATTTTTCCACGTTCTCAGAATCCAGCAATTTGTTGTAGAGTCCAGATTCTACAGAGGTGTGTGAAATCATGTCTAGTCTTTGCTTCTTGTTTACTTCTGATGATTTTGTTTCTGAGGCTGCACTCGGGACCTTTGGACTTCCAACAGCAATGAATGCTACTCTCTTCCTAGTCTCATGCTTGAGGTTCCAGTGTGGAACTGAATGCATGCAAGTATTAAGGGTGTCAGGAACTGAACAAGCACCACTTTCATTTTCCAGTTGCCTCCCACTCTGAGAACATCCAGCACCACTGCAATGGTTCATTTTGTCCGGTTGCTCAGCCAGAGCAGCGTCTGCCTGTTTGGCTGACAGGTTCGTTTCTTCAAGGTTTAGTGTGTCTGAAAAAATGGCCACAAATAGGGCAATGGAGTTAACAAGAATGCTTTTGAAGTTAGACACCATGAAGTGATAAAAAAGAACCGAGCCTGTTCAGTTGAATGCGTAACAAACAGTTCAATACTGAAAATTATACTTGTGTTTGGTTCCCTAAATAACAATTGACTACTAGTGGTAACCTGAAAGGTGTCTTACAATTATCTAAAGGACTAATCAAGCGTTGCATCATAGCTGTAATACGGACAACCTGGTTATTGAAAACCAGCACCTTATTAGCTATCATTCAGCTAGGCTAGCTGATCTTAGTATTGCAGACATGTCGCCATGCTATCAGCCATATCACTATAAATCATGCCAACATGTTCAATGGTAACTGTTCACCAACAAAAAGTTATAATGTGGCATACTTCCAAAGATTGATGGATAACCCAAAATGCCAGTTTCAAGTAGCCCTGTTCATCGGTTTGAAAAAACCGGCTGCTAACTCAGTAGATGAAGGTTAGAATGTATGTCAGCATTTTATTGTTCTGTGCCTTTCCTGTTGTCATCTTTAATAGTTTAGAGTAATCATGCTATCTAAATTTCTTTTCCATGTTTTCCTCAGATTTGACTGACTTGGAAGCATAATATTTTCATTCAAGTATGTCAAAAATTCATGGTGTTGCCAAACCAAAGGCTGCAACATCTGGCTTGGTCTATCAGTTTGACGTTTTCTTGGATCTCATTTTAATGTTAATCACGAGCTGCTCAGccaatgcatttcttttttgctttttcTTTATTCATGTTAGTGTATAGCTGCAGTTGTAAGGCAGCTGCCCTAGTCTTCCTGCACAGGCATATGTATTTTAGAGAATTTCTACAGAATTTGTACCATTTTAGGCAATGGAATTCCAGGTGTTTTTGGAGAGCTCAAAGCCATGTTCATAACTTGGAATTTCTTCATAAATTATATTTGTCAAAAACACCTGATATATTACATATTTACATAGCTTCAATTTTGTACATTCCTTGTGTGTAGCCAATAGTACGCGCTTGATTAATTCCGCACGTGCAGAGTTAGCAGTACCAGCATTGTGTGGTCACTCCACGTCTCCAGAACTAAACCAACATAAACCCATTCAAACCAGCCAGCCCAGCCCGCACCGGCGGTACTTTCCACCAGCTAGCAACCGGTACAAAACCAGCCCCACCCAGACCAGCAAGCTCTAGTTTGGTTTGGAAACAAACCAGAAACCTGGGAAACCGAACCATGAACAGGGCTAGTTTCAAGTGCCTTGGTAGCTTGCATGGGAACAAGCAGCATGATAAATTATCCTTAAATAATTCAATTTTATACATTTGATTTCAGCTATGTTTTTCACAATGTAATGATGTTACTAAGGTGCTTGATGTCCATTCAAACTCAGTGCCCATTCAGCAAGCAAGCATCAAACAATGCAACTAAGAATTCAGGATCTTCATATATTTATCATGAATAATAGAAAATAAAGCATTTGAACCTTCACTAATGAGTGGAAGCGTCTCATACTGGATTGAAGATTCAGGACCACAGGGCTTCTGATCCTCAACTTGTGTTTCCTGACAGCTATTTTTCATCTTTTCATGCAAAACAAATTTATCTTTCACCCATACACACTCCAGAATTGTACAAGCATCATTCATAGAGGGGTAATATTCTCTAAAAGCCTGTGGGAATAACCGAAGGGAAATGAGGCAAAGTTATTCAGTGAAATCATTATATCTTCCAGAAAGATCAGCTTGTGTGAGAGTGAAAACACAGGCTTAGACAGTAGAGTTTCTCCATGGTATACAAAATTACATAATTGCTAGTGTGGAAGCGAAACAGACCTGCACTCCACCGATGCTAATCTTAACAGCCTGCTTCCTATCAGTAAGATATGTAACCTTATTGTATAATGAAACAACATCAAGTAACATCTGTGAAGCAAGTACCAGAGGTTCAGAGGCTATGGCAAAAGCTTTTgtaaggaaaagagaaagagtaACAATATCAGTCAGCGTGTGGTTCCAAGGTGAAATTCAAGAGAAAGAAACTGTAACTCTCACCTGTTGGATCAGGACCCTTATTCGTGCAAGCAAAGAAAACACTGCGGTACAAAGATCGATGAAGAATGATCTAGCAAGTAAAAATGTTATCTGACTGTAGTGTAGGTTAAGGAACTTTGGATATGTTTCAACCATAGAGGTAGGGTAGAAATTTATATCTGCTTTGTTTTATGAGGCTAAGCCAATGGCAAGGCATGACTCACTTATCAGTAAGCCTAGAACAAGTGGACATGAGAACAGAAAACAAAGGATACATTGCTGCCTTCATGACAGGTTCAGCCATCTGGACAGAGAAGTTTTTCACTGAGATTTGATATGATACAAAGTTGGGCAGAGTATGAAATCTCTCTTCCAGGCTACAGATAAGTCATGATCACAAGAGCATCAATGCTGCACAAACACAAAACACACCTGGGATAACAAGCGGGCAACACCCAAAAGCCTCTCATGATGGCTGCGGTTCGCACCAGGTTTCTTCTTAGTCTGCCTATATCAGAATCCAGAAGAAAGCAAAGTAAGAACAGATCAACTATTCCGACAATAGCAAGTGAAATTTGAAAGCAGCGCAAAAGCAATAGCAGACTGACTTCGTCGGGATGAGGATCGTGTTGGCCGGCTTGCGGGATGCGAGGACGGGGAACACGGCGTTGAGGACCTCGGCGAGACCGGCGCCAAATAGCAACTTCAGGTCCCTCCTCACCTGCACGCGCAGACACACGGGGACACATCACCGGTCAGCGCGAGCCACTCGCCAACCTCGGGGTGGGGGTTGTCCTTGTATCCTTAGGAGGATGTGGAGACGCGGCGCTCACCTTGAGGAGGTACTGGAAGTAGGCGGCGCCGCGGTGCTGGTTCCGGTGCTTGTACACCAGGCGCTCGAgcacccccgcctccgcctgcagGTGACGCAGCGCCGCCCGCAGCCGCTGCTCCTCGTCGTCCCCCGCCGTAGGCGGAGAACCCGCCTCCGGCCGCTGCGACATGGCCGACGGCGTGTGAgaacgcggtggcggcggctgtcCGTCCGGTGTTGTTCCTGTCTGGCTCTCTCTCTTGACCGATTTGGGCCTGGGCGGGGGAGGAGGCTCGGCGGCGCGTAAGTGTTTGTGGGCCAGATGGGCCGTGAGTCCGATCCAGCTAGAGTTTTAGAACACAGTGGATGGGTACAGATGGATGGAAAAGGTTCCTCATTTCTGACTTGAgatactttcaaaaaaaaaattctgactTGAGAAATTTGTGTATAAGAATAAtttgtacaaaaattcttgcGTTTTAAATGGGACATGAGTAGCCTAGCTCGTGACCGAGTATCCTGCAGATATTTGTAGCATGCGACTTGCTGTCTTTGCAAGTTACCAACTTACACAATCATACACGGTTGTAAACTTGTATCCTTCGCGGCATTCTGCCTAAAGCTTGGAGTAACGTGCGATGACCATAACTGTATGCTCGAGCTCGAAAGCTGATGTCCAGTGGTGATTTTACTTGGAGTAGCAGCTCTGCACTCAGGCCTGGCACTAGTGCTTTCTTTGACAGCGAGGTACGCAAGCAGAAAGCCGAAAGCCTTCTTTCGTGTTCCCTGCAGAACAGATCTTTTGGAATTTAGAATTTACGCCGaacagatcttggcgccaagtcGAGCTCCGAGATGTGCAAACAGTGCCATCCAAATGGGGAGGGTTCACAGCATCAAGGGAAAAGCAAGAGAAACATCTCCATTATTCTTTACCGCGTATAGAAAATTTGGAGGCGACATCTTTCTGAAATGTGTTTGGACCATAGTCCGAATACGTGGATAGCCACCCATTAGCATGATGGCATCTCTGATGAAATATTCCAACTGTCTATGCCTGTCTGTGTTTGTCATGAGCATTGTTCTGAATGGAAGGCCTTTCCTTGTATCGCAAACCGGGAGTTTTCAGTCTTCTGTGGAACTGCACGGTGACAACGACTACAGGCCACAAAGCCAGGTCCTGCCGGCTATCGCAATCTTTTTTTGGTTGAAGTAGTACGAGTACGTACGTAGCTTCTGGAACTTGTTTAGTGCATTCATAAGAAAAGGATTTGTAGTGTAAACACTAGTAATTTtcaaagaggaagaaggaatttgtcggatttttctttttttacgtGTTGAATAATAATGACAAATCATGTAAAAAATAATCCAAAAGTTAAAAGGAAATGAATTGTAGCTaataaaaaagaagagggaATAACACTTGATTTCGTGGTCCAAACTGAATCCCATTGAATTGTTTATGAGTCTAGCAACCCACATCCAAGATTCCAAGTATACTAGTATAGTAATTAGGTGCTAGAGCACATGGTAATGGCCTGATGGATGGGTTCTCATCGGTAGAACACACGGAAGCAATGCAGGCCGAGATCGACCGGATACGTAGAGGGAGACATGGTGGGGAAGCGTCGTGGTCTCGTGGTCGTGGATAGGATCGAACTGTATCTGCAGAGGACGTCGTTTTCTTCCCCTGCACACGGAGGCGATCTCCATCTGAACGCTGTGAATGATAAGAGTGATGGGCCACGGGATCTTTGGAGCCCCATGCAGTAGATGGATGGACAAGCAGCTCAACGCCCCAACCACCGATCTAGCTAGAGCCATAATGTAGCTTCCCGAACTAAGATTCATGTGTGCCATACGCCCATATCTACTGCCAATGTTCTTCAGTAGAAAGAACATAACCGATTTGGGCCATGTCACAAAGCCAGGAGGGACTTGACAGATGTGGATCGGAGAGGCTTTCTAATTCTATTTTATGCACGGGAATGGGATCCTAATAACTACAGAAGACTCGTTGCTGCAGGCCTCTTAAACAAAGGACATCTCCGCGTACAATCATTCTCCCCGACGAGCCAATACAATAATTTGCAGAAAATGGGGGCatcgcgccggccgccgcgcgcgctaCAGTCCACGGACCAGCCCTGTAATCTTGCGAGCTACACGGCAAACCCTCCCAGCTATGCGCTTGTCCGCGCCCGCCCCGCCCGGACCCCAGCTCCTCGCTGCCCTGCCGATCCCTGCTGCCTACCGgtggctcgtcgccgccgcggcaggcCCGTCGCAATCATGCGCGCTGTCGCCGCTCGCAAAGACAAAACGGCGCCGGGATGAGCGCGCCTGCGTGTCCGGCCGGGGTCGTGGCTGCGCCGCATCGGGCCTCAACAGCTTCGCCAAGTGTCCACCGCCGGGTTGATGATTGCGGTAAATGGTTTTGACCATCGGatagggcggcgaggaggagtggATGGCATCATGGTAAAGG harbors:
- the LOC117842255 gene encoding uncharacterized protein isoform X2 is translated as MAAAGDRRRRSRAPGGGAAAAAGNDDGEEQHVNPFLDVAPSASSRVQFRNVASRARWVEEAGAAEVVESKGKLWLTTGVTRGGKLCYNVEEIGFLVERGALILLNDKDETIGIEGIYEKIAGGKYGCSWDAFQAYKHLKSLGYIVGRYGVPWTMKSSGTCDTTVPPTSVVHTDQSFNRVDSTCSDITLKEMHIDGISPSFEVYLPNSKFKKSSPGTPSFLLCLLRNKPPTRVELEMVENNFGGIPLKYCLVDNGRVSFLSFDKVALPSLP
- the LOC117842255 gene encoding uncharacterized protein isoform X1, translated to MAAAGDRRRRSRAPGGGAAAAAGNDDGEEQHVNPFLDVAPSASSRVQFRNVASRARWVEEAGAAEVVESKGKLWLTTGVTRGGKLCYNVEEIGCATCSIECRSCALFLVERGALILLNDKDETIGIEGIYEKIAGGKYGCSWDAFQAYKHLKSLGYIVGRYGVPWTMKSSGTCDTTVPPTSVVHTDQSFNRVDSTCSDITLKEMHIDGISPSFEVYLPNSKFKKSSPGTPSFLLCLLRNKPPTRVELEMVENNFGGIPLKYCLVDNGRVSFLSFDKVALPSLP
- the LOC117842253 gene encoding uncharacterized protein → MSQRPEAGSPPTAGDDEEQRLRAALRHLQAEAGVLERLVYKHRNQHRGAAYFQYLLKVRRDLKLLFGAGLAEVLNAVFPVLASRKPANTILIPTKQTKKKPGANRSHHERLLGVARLLSQMAEPVMKAAIQITFLLARSFFIDLCTAVFSLLARIRVLIQQMLLDVVSLYNKVTYLTDRKQAVKISIGGVQAFREYYPSMNDACTILECVWVKDKFVLHEKMKNSCQETQVEDQKPCGPESSIQYETLPLISEDTLNLEETNLSAKQADAALAEQPDKMNHCSGAGCSQSGRQLENESGACSVPDTLNTCMHSVPHWNLKHETRKRVAFIAVGSPKVPSAASETKSSEVNKKQRLDMISHTSVESGLYNKLLDSENVEKSIL